In the Candidatus Dormiibacterota bacterium genome, GCCGACTCCGGTTTGGGTCATGCCCAGCCGGTCGCGCAAGTCAATCACCTGCTCTTCTTCCGGCTCTTGGATCTCTGGCTGTTTGGTAGACCAGCCGCGGGTGTCTACAATCTGACCCAGCTTTTCTAACTGCCCTGCCAGCTTTGTAATATCCTTTTTAGGCTCATGCGGTTTTGGTGCCGGCACTTCCAGTCGGAAGACTTCGGCGATCGGCTCCTTCTGCCAGAAACGCTGTTTGGGTTTGACTATGAAGTTCACCATGGCCAGAAAGTAGGCCTCCAGCGGCTGATCGTCTTTTTGGTATAGTCCCAGAGCCAGCATTAAAAGCGCCGGCGGCAGACCTACGATGAAGAACAGAGGCAGCAGAGTTCCCTGGAAAATAGCGAATGTCAAAAAGCCGTAGCCAATGCCTATAAGTGCGTAAATGAACTGTTTGAGCGTTAGCGGCCCCAGTATTTTATCTTCTGCCTCCACATTTTGCGGTACTTTATACTGTGCCATTATTTACTCCCTATCGGTGCGATTAATATCTTCTACCATCCGCGCCGTGTCATCACTGATGGGCTCTCTAGGGGCAACATGCGTGGAG is a window encoding:
- a CDS encoding PrgI family protein → MAQYKVPQNVEAEDKILGPLTLKQFIYALIGIGYGFLTFAIFQGTLLPLFFIVGLPPALLMLALGLYQKDDQPLEAYFLAMVNFIVKPKQRFWQKEPIAEVFRLEVPAPKPHEPKKDITKLAGQLEKLGQIVDTRGWSTKQPEIQEPEEEQVIDLRDRLGMTQTGVGTPVPDPVEVQQADDILDTKNNPNSASINVLIENTVKSVREEALVKMQQAVKQPTKNPIAASTSGMTATPPVGILKLASEAGDLTVAQLSAQAKRHNQLLEGKAVSLRNGKPSAS